The Campylobacter hyointestinalis subsp. hyointestinalis nucleotide sequence TGAAATTGTATAGTAACCAAAATTAAGTTATAATAAATTTTATTGTATTCTAAATATTATTAGAACTTTATTTTTTAAATTTAGAGTAATATTATAAATTTTAATTATATTATTTAAGAGATTATTTATCTTTTTATGGCTATTTTAGCGGTATTTTTTAGAAATATAAATTTTTATTATAAATTAATTTTATATTAAAATATAATTTTAATTTTATTAGAAAATTGTTACTTTATTACACAATAAATTAAAAAATGTAATAAATTTATTGTTTTTAAAAAAGATTATTGTGAAATTTAAAAAATATTTCAAAGAATCCAAATATTTTCAATGGATCCTTTGAATTTAAAAGATTAGATGTTTGCGTTTTTGATAAGCACTCTTTTGCGATAAATATTTGAAACTTCAGTCGCATCACCAACCAAAAGAGCATTTGTAGAACAAACTGCGGCACACATAGGCACCTTACCTTCAGCAATTCGGTTTTGACCATAAAGATGACGCTCAGCTTCGCTGTTTGTCTCTTCTGGACCACCTGCACACATAGTACATTTATCCATCTCACCTTTGATGCCAAACGCTCCGTCTCTTGGAAACTGAGGAGCACCGAAAGGGCAAGCGTATAAGCAGTATCCGCAACCTATACACTTATGTTTGTCGTGTAAAACTATGCCGTCTTCTCTTATGTAAAAGCATTGTACCGGACATACTTGAGCACAAGGTGCGTCAGTGCAGTGCTGACACGCGATAGTGCTAGATACTTCTTTGCCTTCCACACCATCATTTAAAGTGATGACTTTGCGGCGGTTTATTCCGACTGGAACTTCATGAGCTGAACTACAAGCAACTTGACACGCAAAACAGCTTATACATCTGTTTTTATCTACATAAAATTTCATTCTTGCCATTTTAAATTCCTTGCTCATTTCTCATCAAAAAACGAAGTTTTAAACATACTTTGATCTTTGGCACGTTCAAGCCTACAAAGTCCTGCATTAAACTCTGAAATTTGAGTGTTTATATCAAAACCATAGTTTGTAACTGTATTTGAGCTCTCACCAATAGTATAAGGTTTAGTTCCTTCTGGATATCTATCGCTTAGATCTACCCCTTGCATAATACCCGCAAAGTTATATGGCAGACATATTCTATCAGGAGTAACGCTATGACTATGGATGCATTTTACTTTTATCTTTGTGCCTTGCGGACTATGTATCCACATCATCTCTCCATCTTGTATGCCATATTTCAAAGCAAGCTCTGGATTTACATGAGCAAACATTTCTGGAGTTATATGGGCCAAATATTTACTAGTTCTCTCAAGCATTCCTGCACCACTTAAATTTACTAGACGCATTGAACTAATGATAGTAGGGAAATCCTTACTCCAATCTTGAGCCTTTTGCTCACTTATAAATTTAGTAGATACCCTAAAATTTCTAGCTTGATCATCAAAAGTAGGATACT carries:
- the fdh3B gene encoding formate dehydrogenase FDH3 subunit beta, giving the protein MARMKFYVDKNRCISCFACQVACSSAHEVPVGINRRKVITLNDGVEGKEVSSTIACQHCTDAPCAQVCPVQCFYIREDGIVLHDKHKCIGCGYCLYACPFGAPQFPRDGAFGIKGEMDKCTMCAGGPEETNSEAERHLYGQNRIAEGKVPMCAAVCSTNALLVGDATEVSNIYRKRVLIKNANI